A single Maniola hyperantus chromosome 11, iAphHyp1.2, whole genome shotgun sequence DNA region contains:
- the KaiR1D gene encoding glutamate receptor ionotropic, kainate 2 isoform X5: MRGTKAVFLVLLFGHLSALPDTIRIGGLFHPEDDKQEVAFRYAVERVNADRAVLPRAKLLAQVETISPQDSFHASKRVCHLLRSGVAAIFGPQSAPAAAHVQSICDTMELPHLETRWDYRTRRESCLVNLYPHPAALSRAYVDLVRAWGWKSFTIVYENSEGLVRLQELLKAHGPSELPVAVRQLPDSHDYRPLLKQIKNSAESHIVLDCATERIRDVLQQAQQIGMMSDYHSYLITSLDLHSVDLEEFKYGGTNITALRLLDPERAEVQRVVRDWVYDEARKGRKLQLGHTSAKENMTFIKTETALMYDAVHLFAKALHDLDTSQQIDVRPLSCEAEDTWPHGYSLINYMKIVEMKGLTGVIKFDHQGFRSDFTLDIIELTREGLQKAGTWNSSEGVNYTRSYGDNQKQIVEILQNKTLIVTTILSAPYCMRREASEKLTGNAQFEGYAIDLIHEISKVLGFNYTFKLAPDGRYGSYNRETKEWDGMIRELLEQRADVAIADLTITYDREQVVDFTMPFMNLGISVLYRKPIKQPPNLFSFLSPLSLDVWIYMATAYLGVSVLLFILARFSPYEWDSPRNCLDEPPVLENQFTLLNSLWFTIGSLMQQGSDIAPKAVSTRMVAGMWWFFTLIMISSYTANLAAFLTVERMDSPIESAEDLAKQTKIKYGALKGGSTAAFFRDSNFSTYQRMWSFMESARPTVFTSSNKEGEERVMRGKGGYAYLMESTTIEYVVERNCDLTQVGGMLDSKGYGIAMPPNSPYRTAISGAVLKLQEEGKLHILKTKWWKEKRGGGSCRDETSKSSSTANELGLANVGGVFVVLMGGMGVACVIAVCEFVWKSRKVAVDERVYF; the protein is encoded by the exons TGTGCCACCTCCTTCGAAGTGGCGTAGCGGCCATCTTCGGGCCCCAGTCCGCACCAGCGGCAGCGCATGTCCAGTCTATATGTGACACGATGGAATTACCCCACCTTGAGACTCGGTGGGACTACCGGACCAGGCGCGAGTCCTGTCTTGTCAACTTGTACCCACATCCAGCTGCTCTAAGTCGG GCATACGTCGACCTCGTCCGCGCCTGGGGCTGGAAATCGTTCACGATAGTGTACGAgaacagcgaaggcttagtacgTTTGCAGGAATTATTAAAGGCCCACGGGCCCTCCGAATTGCCGGTCGCCGTCAGACAACTGCCAGACTCCCACGATTACAG GCCGTTGTTGAAACAAATAAAGAACTCGGCGGAATCGCACATTGTGCTAGACTGTGCCACGGAGAGAATTAGGGACGTGCTCCAGCAAGCTCAGCAGATCGGTATGATGTCGGATTACCACAGCTACCTCATCACATCCCTG GATCTACATAGCGTAGACTTAGAAGAGTTCAAATATGGCGGAACGAACATAACAGCGTTGAGGCTTCTCGATCCTGAAAGAGCTGAAGTACAGAGAGTGGTGCGAGATTGGGTTTACGACGAGGCGAGAAAGGGACGGAAGCTGCAACTAGGGCATACTTCGGCTAag GAAAACATGACTTTTATAAAG ACGGAGACGGCGTTGATGTACGATGCGGTACATTTATTCGCTAAAGCGTTACACGACCTTGACACTTCGCAACAAATCGATGTGCGGCCGTTGTCGTGCGAGGCAGAGGACACGTGGCCCCATGGGTACAGTCTCATCAACTACATGAAAATT GTTGAAATGAAAGGCTTAACGGGAGTTATAAAGTTCGACCATCAAGGCTTCCGAAGTGACTTCACCCTCGATATAATCGAGCTGACTCGGGAAGGTCTCCAGAAGGCCGGCACTTGGAACTCGTCAGAGGGTGTCAATTATACGAGGTCTTACGGCGACAATCAGAAGCAGATAGTGGAAATACTTCAAAACAAGACGCTCATTGTCACTACAATTTTG AGCGCGCCATATTGCATGCGGAGAGAGGCGAGCGAGAAGCTGACAGGCAACGCGCAGTTCGAAGGCTACGCCATTGATCTCATCCACGAGATATCTAAAGTTCTGGGCTTCAATTACACATTCAAGCTTGCGCCCGACGGTCGATACGGCTCCTACAACAGGGAGACCAAAGAGTGGGACGGGATGATACGAGAGCTTCTCGAACAGCGGGCTGATGTGGCTATTGCTGATCTGACCATAACTTACGACAG GGAACAAGTGGTAGACTTCACAATGCCGTTTATGAATCTGGGGATATCCGTGCTTTACCGAAAACCTATAAAGCAGCCGCCAAACTTATTTTCGTTCCTCTCACCCCTTTCTTTGGATGTCTGGATTTACATGGCGACGGCGTATTTGGGTGTATCTGTTCTACTATTTATACTTGCCAG GTTCAGCCCGTACGAGTGGGACAGCCCTCGGAACTGCCTTGACGAGCCGCCGGTGCTGGAGAATCAGTTCACACTGTTGAACTCGCTGTGGTTCACTATCGGGTCCTTGATGCAGCAAGGTTCGGATATCGCACCGAA AGCTGTATCAACCCGGATGGTAGCAGGGATGTGGTGGTTTTTCACATTGATCATGATATCTTCTTACACGGCTAATTTGGCCGCTTTTCTGACTGTTGAAAGAATGGATTCGCCGATAGAAAGTGCAGAAGATTTGGCTAAGCAAACTAAAATCAAATATGGAGCTTTAAAAGGAGGCTCTACGGCAGCATTCTTTAGG GATTCAAACTTCTCGACATACCAGCGTATGTGGTCATTCATGGAGTCAGCTCGCCCTACGGTATTCACTAGCAGTAACAAGGAGGGGGAAGAGAGAGTCATGAGAGGGAAAGGCGGTTACGCCTACCTCATGGAGTCTACCACCATCGAGTACGTGGTTGAAAGGAATTGTGATCTCACCCAAGTTGGCGGGATGTTAGACTCAAAGGGATACGGAATTGCTATGCCACCAA ATTCACCTTACCGTACGGCCATTAGCGGGGCAGTTTTGAAATTGCAAGAGGAGGGAAAATTGcatatattaaaaacaaaatggtgGAAAGAGAAACGTGGCGGTGGATCATGTAGA GATGAAACATCAAAGTCATCGTCAACTGCAAACGAGTTGGGCCTAGCGAATGTCGGCGGTGTATTTGTGGTCCTAATGGGTGGCATGGGCGTCGCGTGCGTCATCGCCGTCTGCGAGTTTGTGTGGAAGTCGCGTAAGGTTGCTGTCGATGAACGG gtttatttttaa